TCTATCCTTATAAAGCGCCAGCCCACTTTCTTTTTGCTATCCATGGTGAGTGCACGGACGTAAGACTGGGTAGTTCGGCATTGCGAGTTCCAGTAGCGCTTGTCTATGCCCCTGCATCCATCTTTCATGTAACCCATAGGATTGCATTTGGTCTCATAGAAGTATTGTTTCAGTTGACCCTTAGGTACTGGGACTTTTTCTAAAACGGTAACCGTTTGCCCTGTCATGTCCACTGCTGTTTTCTTATCAGCTGCAGTTACCCATTCCCTAATACTGTCACACACGCTCAGCTCCCCACGTCGAGCTGGGTCTGAGTGGCGCCGAACCCTCATAGACATATTCGCAGCATCCAAATAGTTTTTGTACTCCTCCAGGAGAAAAAGCAAAGGGGGCTCCAAAGGCACTTGAGTGCTCAACATAACTCGAGATGAATACATATCCGAGTCCTTGTTCTCCTCGCTTTGCCTTATGCTCTGTTCCTCTTCTAGGAGTTCCTCAATTACATGTTCAAAGGTGTCCGTAATGGATGGAAGTCCTCCTCCCCTTGACCCACTCATCGGCCCACCTATGTTCTCCAGCGTGCCATGGGTCCGAAGACCCGGATAGGCCAGGCCACTTTGTCCTCTGGCTTCTTTCATGGGGGCAGCTTTCAAGCAACTGAAGTAAGAAATCATCATAGTAATGAAAAGGATGGTCATTACTCTTCTCACCTGATGGAACTGTAGAAGAAAAGACAGAGACATTAGGAGTATAGAAGACCCATGAATGACATGGTaactaaaaagctaaaaaaaaatatttttcttggatgaagacattaaatagggttgccaTGAAACGCTGTGATcataaaagtaaacctgtcaatCAACATTGTTCAAAACAACTCAGATACAAAAATTTAATATATCATTCATTGTATGTTTACTTACATGGTTTTAATTagttgtaaaattttgttttatgtgtatgAACTGTCATGACCAAAGTAATCACATCTAACAGCTTCTTAGTCAAGAAAGAGATAGTTTATagtcatacatatacatacatacatatatagtttAGCGTCATACATGCTATGGCCAATGCCCATAAATCACTGGTAAAAATCAACCTATATTGGGAGAAATGCCTGAATTGTCATTCCAACTTCTCTGTTGCTTTCACCTTGGCTTTACGTCAATATACCTGAACACGTAGGCAGCTTATAAAGTTAGAACTTCTGATCTGAATCTTTGTTCCAGGTTTGTATCTAACATGACTCGAGGGGGTCATTATGATAGCCAAGCACCTACTGAAAGCCAGAACATTTCCAAAAATATGTTTAGCAACTGCAGCCTTTTTGgatagatttcctttaaagtaaaCCATTTTTTCATGCAGAGCTCCCTCTTCCCCTCACTCATTGATTTATCTTTCTCCTGCATTGAGCCAACAAGCTGGGTGTGTAAGCATGTGACTTAACGCCATCTATTGTGAGAGTGCTTGGCGTGACTGGTCAAGTGGTGTTAGATGGAGAAATAGTCCATGTAAACACCAACAAGTTGATTTAGAGTCATCAGAGTACTATCTTATAggtttttaaaatagatttaacaGGTTTAACAGTTACATGCCTAACCTTATAAAACACTCTATAAAACACTATACTATAAAATTATGCATAGTGCACATATAGGGATTTActtcataaaaagctttaaaaaagtgaGTTTTAAGGGATATGTATAGATTCGTGAAAAAGACCATCTTTTGCAAAAACTATTGCTGAGCAATATGACAGATTTGCCCTATGTCTGTCTTTACATGCTCTGGAAGTCAAACTGTGAAATGAGCTGGTAAGACCTATTGGACCTTTTGCCAATTTACTGGCATGCTCCTGGTCTGTGCCTCTTAAACTGTTCCCCTCCTTGTACCCCTTTTAAAAAACCACCCTACCACAATTCTAATAGAATAACAACATCTTTGGAGTTTGTGTTGAAGTGATAAACACATCATTTAAAACATCAGGTCTATACCACTCTGGGGTCTGGTAAACCTTTCTGCAATTATTTATGCATGCAAGAATCATATTTTCTGTTCCACCCCAACACCAACTAATGAGGTTCCTAGAAGCATTGAAACAATTTAGGTCTCTACATAAGTACATTGAATGTCAATATTATGCATATAAAGTTTCCATTGGTTCCCTCATTTATCAGAAAGTTAGGTGATGAGCTCTAGTTAATTACCTTCAGAAGACTAAATATGTCATTTTGGAGATTGTAAATGGCCTATTATCTTACAGTGGACATGTTAGTAACTTTACAAGACATGAATATATTTCTGAGATgcagtaacatttttaataaatcatctaTCTTTACCATTGTACAGCCATATTTGTGTCCCAGGCAGTGACTTTGCTTAGGTTTAGATGCCATAAATATTCTGCCAAataggagaaagcatttcctcattCTCTTATTATTAGAGTGCAAAATTGTAACGGTAACACATCAGGTAAGAGGCTGCAGATTCTTTCTCAGACATTTCTAAACATGGCAAAGAACTGTGCAACTACTGGCATTTACATGATTTTGCCAAATCTGAGTCACATCTGAGTCAATTTCCAGGAGTGGAAATGGTAACCTTGGATGAAGGTTTGACCTCCTTACAATTGTTTCTACCAGGACAACATGCACACGGTAGGCCTGATTATTTCTTAATACCCCCATACATGATGATTTCTGAAAGCAAAAAACCTGTACAATAAAATTGGTTgaatttttcaaacatatttttttatacctggTTTTCCAACAtttattcagtaaataaaaaagttttgctttaaaacttaATTTGCAAGAGCAAAGCACTTTTTAGGTTTACAATGAATGCCATCCTAATCCTATAGTCATCTTTGGGTAAGTTATGGGTACTATGTAAAAACATGACTCCAAGTAACCTTCAAGATTGTTTTTACTTAAAATTCCCTGTATAGCTCTGGGTTAATGTTGAGGGTACACATTGGCTCTTTTGGATTGATGATGGTGATAGCCAGATTAAGCATCAACATCAAAGAGGTTTTGACGGTTTACAACGGTTGTGCACCCATCCTCCATTGCATGACCACAGATATCAGTTAAATACCTAATGGGGTTCCCTCCCCTAACTGCTCTATCCAGgagtagaaaaaaacatgtttgttgtAGATACACTGTAAGGGTCTACAAAGAAGAAAACTGATCTACCCATTGCTTTTTTTGGGTATCTGAAAATCTGACATATCCAGGTTGGA
The genomic region above belongs to Pyxicephalus adspersus chromosome 9, UCB_Pads_2.0, whole genome shotgun sequence and contains:
- the BDNF gene encoding neurotrophic factor BDNF precursor form isoform X2, with the protein product MTILFITMMISYFSCLKAAPMKEARGQSGLAYPGLRTHGTLENIGGPMSGSRGGGLPSITDTFEHVIEELLEEEQSIRQSEENKDSDMYSSRVMLSTQVPLEPPLLFLLEEYKNYLDAANMSMRVRRHSDPARRGELSVCDSIREWVTAADKKTAVDMTGQTVTVLEKVPVPKGQLKQYFYETKCNPMGYMKDGCRGIDKRYWNSQCRTTQSYVRALTMDSKKKVGWRFIRIDTSCVCTLTIKRGR
- the BDNF gene encoding neurotrophic factor BDNF precursor form isoform X1, whose translation is MFHQVRRVMTILFITMMISYFSCLKAAPMKEARGQSGLAYPGLRTHGTLENIGGPMSGSRGGGLPSITDTFEHVIEELLEEEQSIRQSEENKDSDMYSSRVMLSTQVPLEPPLLFLLEEYKNYLDAANMSMRVRRHSDPARRGELSVCDSIREWVTAADKKTAVDMTGQTVTVLEKVPVPKGQLKQYFYETKCNPMGYMKDGCRGIDKRYWNSQCRTTQSYVRALTMDSKKKVGWRFIRIDTSCVCTLTIKRGR